A genomic window from Silene latifolia isolate original U9 population chromosome 11, ASM4854445v1, whole genome shotgun sequence includes:
- the LOC141611492 gene encoding shaggy-related protein kinase eta-like: MAHNNHTHNPPLLPLNPVVNNHLNPLINANNPSSLSTLPKLPPSNITMSEDKEMTPAVIQGNDQVTGHIISTTIGGKNGEPKRTISYMAERVVGTGSFGIVFQAKCLETGETMAIKKVLQDRRYKNRELQLMRLLDHPNVVSLKHCFFSTTSKDELFLNLVMEYVPESLYRVLKHYSSMSQRMPLIYVKLYTYQIFRGLAYIHTVPGVAHRDIKPQNLLVDPLTHQLKICDFGSAKVLVKGEPNISYICSRYYRAPELIFGATEYTTSIDIWSVGCVLAELLLGQPLFPGENAVDQLVEIIKVLGTPTREEIRCMNPNYTDFRFPQIKAHPWHKVFHKRMPPEAIDLASRLLQYSPSLRCTALEACAHPFFDELREPNARLPNGRPLPPLFNFKQELAGVSPELLIRLIPEHLRRQTSFPHPG; encoded by the exons ATGGCTCACAATAATCATACACATAATCCACCTTTACTTCCCCTTAATCCTGTTGTTAACAACCACCTTAATCCTCTTATTAATGCTAATAATCCCTCTTCTCTCTCTACTCTTCCCAAACTCCCTCCTTCCAACATCACCATGTCTGAAGATAAG GAAATGACTCCAGCGGTAATACAAGGAAATGATCAGGTTACGGGACACATCATATCGACAACTATTGGCGGCAAAAATGGTGAACCAAAAAGG ACTATAAGCTATATGGCAGAGCGCGTTGTTGGTACTGGATCATTTGGGATTGTGTTCCAG GCAAAATGCTTGGAGACTGGGGAGACAATGGCAATTAAGAAAGTCTTGCAAGATAGGCGTTATAAGAATCGTGAGCTTCAATTGATGCGATTACTAGATCACCCTAATGTGGTTTCACTCAAACACTGTTTCTTTTCGACAACCAGTAAGGACGAGCTGTTCCTCAACTTGGTTATGGAATATGTGCCAGAATCTTTGTACCGTGTTCTGAAGCACTACAGTAGTATGAGCCAGAGGATGCCGCTTATATATGTCAAACTATACACATATCAG ATTTTCCGTGGATTGGCGTATATCCATACTGTCCCTGGCGTTGCTCACAGAGATATAAAACCTCAAAACCTCCTG GTTGATCCTCTTACTCACCAGCTCAAGATTTGTGATTTTGGAAGTGCAAAAGTTCTG GTCAAGGGGGAACCAAACATATCGTATATATGTTCAAGATATTACCGTGCCCCGGAACTAATATTTGGCGCTACAGAATATACAACCTCCATTGATATCTGGTCAGTTGGTTGTGTCCTAGCTGAACTTCTTCTCGGCCAG CCATTGTTTCCTGGAGAAAATGCAGTAGACCAACTTGTGGAGATTATCAAG GTTCTTGGTACTCCTACTAGAGAAGAAATTCGATGCATGAATCCTAACTATACGGATTTCAGATTCCCACAAATAAAGGCTCATCCCTGGCACAAG GTTTTCCACAAGAGAATGCCACCCGAGGCCATTGATCTCGCTTCACGGCTGCTTCAGTATTCTCCCAGTCTTCGCTGCACTGCT CTGGAAGCATGTGCGCATCCTTTCTTTGATGAGCTCCGTGAACCTAATGCACGTCTTCCAAATGGTCGACCATTGCCACCTCTATTCAACTTTAAACAAGAA TTGGCTGGAGTTTCGCCGGAACTACTTATCCGTTTGATACCGGAACATCTGCGTCGCCAAACCAGTTTTCCTCATCCGGGATAA